Proteins encoded within one genomic window of Tidjanibacter massiliensis:
- a CDS encoding BACON domain-containing protein, whose amino-acid sequence MMKNGFYVRAALPFVCTALLLTGCKTEGVSETQYVRLSDAACAFRGEGNSPLTIEVHANPAEWKAEALASWVEVTEVTATSFTVAVADNDSADTRKAEIAVRAGAAEQTIAVVQLAKDHVFPRYRCHPEFQYGTAMSPGGHYAGGFYSTYDEEGNVNQHPVIIDVATGAWTALGPYPNGLFRLFQTMCISDAGELVIACDDGCVVMTPDGNYFRLEVPADFTGLPKVSQVSSAGTWVGWARKNGSSCPLKWVDGVAAELPKPALNYRDEPIGDVQARGISADGRIVYGTTWDNLDFGMVYWDEAGEVHYVGEDVRYCRPVERPDGHGGTFTYNLCDGMWTTATNTNVSPNGKYIAGTYRIESLSADGSEKNERNYPAFYNTETQKTVVFDDLPGGGALSATSDGLGFTADSTFGPSSGKVVDIENGIVLGSALEWIESTYGIRIPSGYITYMPDSRDRFLGAMLFTGGPVVEGINWYVGPAR is encoded by the coding sequence ATGATGAAAAACGGATTTTATGTACGGGCGGCCTTACCCTTCGTGTGTACGGCCCTGCTGCTGACGGGCTGTAAAACCGAGGGCGTGTCCGAAACGCAGTACGTGCGGCTGAGCGATGCTGCCTGCGCCTTTCGGGGCGAGGGGAACAGCCCCCTGACCATCGAGGTGCATGCCAACCCGGCGGAATGGAAGGCCGAGGCGCTGGCCTCGTGGGTAGAGGTGACCGAGGTCACGGCCACCTCTTTCACCGTTGCGGTCGCCGACAACGATTCGGCCGACACGCGCAAGGCGGAGATAGCCGTGAGGGCCGGTGCGGCCGAGCAGACCATCGCAGTGGTGCAATTGGCCAAAGACCATGTTTTCCCGCGTTACCGCTGTCATCCGGAGTTCCAGTACGGCACGGCCATGTCGCCGGGCGGACACTATGCCGGCGGTTTTTATTCGACGTATGACGAGGAGGGCAATGTCAATCAGCATCCCGTTATTATCGACGTGGCAACCGGTGCATGGACGGCTCTGGGCCCCTATCCGAACGGCCTGTTCCGTCTGTTCCAGACGATGTGTATCAGCGATGCCGGTGAACTGGTAATCGCCTGCGACGACGGTTGTGTGGTGATGACTCCCGACGGTAACTATTTTCGTCTGGAGGTGCCCGCCGATTTTACGGGTCTTCCGAAGGTGTCGCAGGTCTCCTCTGCGGGCACCTGGGTAGGATGGGCGCGTAAAAACGGGTCGTCGTGTCCGCTGAAGTGGGTGGACGGTGTGGCGGCAGAGCTTCCGAAACCCGCGCTGAATTACCGTGACGAGCCGATAGGCGACGTGCAGGCCCGCGGCATCTCGGCCGACGGCCGCATCGTTTACGGAACCACGTGGGATAACCTCGATTTCGGCATGGTCTATTGGGACGAAGCCGGCGAAGTACATTATGTGGGCGAGGATGTGCGTTACTGCCGTCCGGTGGAGCGTCCGGACGGTCACGGAGGAACTTTCACGTATAACCTGTGCGACGGGATGTGGACGACGGCCACCAATACCAATGTCAGTCCGAACGGGAAATACATCGCCGGAACGTACCGTATCGAGAGCCTGAGTGCCGACGGTTCCGAGAAAAACGAGCGAAACTATCCGGCCTTCTATAATACCGAAACGCAAAAAACCGTCGTTTTTGACGACCTGCCTGGAGGAGGCGCCCTGAGTGCGACGAGCGACGGTCTGGGCTTTACGGCTGACAGTACCTTCGGCCCCAGCTCCGGTAAGGTGGTGGATATCGAGAACGGCATCGTACTTGGGAGCGCCCTCGAATGGATAGAATCCACTTACGGTATCCGCATTCCGAGCGGTTATATCACCTACATGCCCGACAGCAGGGACAGGTTCCTCGGCGCCATGTTGTTTACCGGCGGTCCGGTGGTCGAGGGCATCAACTGGTATGTCGGGCCGGCGAGATAG
- a CDS encoding BACON domain-containing protein, with product MRKGIYVRAALPFACAAMLLTGCTTPGETDTQYIRLSDAACSFQGADNRPVTVEVHANPAEWKAEASASWVTISDVTATSLTVEVIDNDTEGTREAEITVTSGVAEAAIRIVQVAKDYVFPRYRCHPEFQYGTAMSPSGRYAGGFYWEYDDERNLNCYPVVIDVATGEWTELGPYPQTLFSLFSTSCISDYGDLVIATENDGNVMFRLDGSYEEFKTPAGFTSNPQISQVAADGTWVGWCGKDGTSYPVKWVDGVAVELPKPALNYRDEPIGDVQARGISADGRIVYGTTWDNFDFGMVYWDEAGEVHYVGEDVRYVRTVDRPDGYGGTRKYNLADGMWTTATNTNVSPNGKYIAGTFRRESMDETGQVNETNYPAFFNTETGKTVIFEELVGGGGVSATSDGLGFTVDSTFGPNSGKVVDIENGIVLGSALEWIESTYGILVPAGYITYMPDSKDRFLGAMLYTGGPVVEGINWYVGPAR from the coding sequence ATGAGAAAAGGAATTTATGTACGGGCTGCTTTGCCTTTCGCATGTGCGGCCATGCTGCTGACCGGGTGTACGACTCCCGGAGAAACCGACACGCAGTACATCCGGCTGAGCGATGCCGCATGCTCTTTCCAGGGAGCGGACAACCGGCCCGTGACCGTCGAGGTGCATGCCAACCCGGCGGAATGGAAGGCCGAGGCATCGGCTTCGTGGGTAACGATATCCGATGTGACGGCCACTTCGCTTACCGTCGAGGTCATCGACAATGATACCGAGGGTACGCGCGAGGCGGAGATAACCGTGACGTCCGGTGTGGCGGAGGCGGCCATCCGTATCGTGCAGGTGGCCAAAGACTACGTCTTTCCGCGTTACCGCTGCCATCCGGAATTCCAGTACGGCACGGCTATGTCGCCGAGCGGTCGGTATGCCGGCGGTTTCTATTGGGAGTATGACGACGAGCGCAATCTGAACTGCTATCCGGTGGTGATAGATGTCGCCACGGGTGAGTGGACCGAACTCGGACCATATCCCCAAACGCTTTTCAGCCTTTTCAGCACCTCCTGCATCAGCGATTACGGCGATTTGGTCATAGCGACCGAGAACGATGGGAACGTCATGTTCCGTCTCGACGGCAGTTACGAGGAGTTCAAGACTCCGGCGGGCTTCACGAGCAATCCGCAGATAAGCCAGGTTGCGGCCGACGGTACGTGGGTAGGCTGGTGTGGCAAAGACGGTACCTCGTATCCTGTCAAATGGGTGGACGGTGTGGCGGTAGAGCTCCCGAAGCCCGCGCTGAATTACCGTGACGAGCCGATAGGCGACGTGCAGGCCCGCGGCATCTCGGCCGACGGCCGCATCGTTTACGGTACGACGTGGGATAACTTCGATTTCGGCATGGTCTATTGGGACGAAGCCGGCGAAGTACATTATGTGGGCGAGGACGTGCGTTACGTCCGGACGGTGGACAGGCCCGACGGATACGGCGGTACCCGGAAATACAACCTCGCTGACGGGATGTGGACGACGGCCACCAACACCAACGTCAGCCCGAACGGGAAATACATCGCCGGTACGTTCCGGAGGGAGAGCATGGACGAAACCGGTCAGGTGAACGAAACGAACTACCCGGCCTTTTTCAACACCGAAACCGGTAAGACGGTGATATTCGAGGAGCTCGTCGGAGGCGGAGGCGTTTCGGCGACGAGCGACGGCCTGGGCTTTACGGTTGACAGCACGTTCGGGCCGAATTCCGGCAAGGTGGTGGATATCGAGAACGGCATCGTGCTCGGGAGCGCCCTCGAATGGATAGAGTCCACGTACGGTATTCTGGTTCCGGCCGGCTACATCACCTACATGCCCGACAGCAAGGACAGGTTCCTCGGCGCCATGCTGTATACCGGCGGTCCGGTGGTCGAGGGCATCAACTGGTACGTCGGACCGGCGAGATAG